The stretch of DNA ctagccgcccccctgctccttatttcttatagcagaatagcattccttcataatcacatgccacaggggggccgctaggtggtgcagtggataaagcattggccctggagtcaggagtaccccacttcaaatccaaactcagacacttaataatgacctagctgtgtggccttgggcaagccacttgaccccatttgccttgtaaaaacaaaaaaaaatgatcacgtcacaatttgttcagccattccccaactggtgatcatcccctcaatttccagttctttgctcttGATATAATCAGTTATAAGAATAGTTCAAATATAAACATCCCCCACCACACACATAATACAGGAGAACCCCTGAGGGATTTCCTAACCTGAGAGCAACCAACCCTTTCACTTCACTTGGAGGTAATTTGTTTTGACTTTTGCTAGACAATGAggttattaagtgacttgcccaaggtcacacaaccaggtaattattgtctggtccctgactccagggccagtactctatccactgccacttaAGCTGCCTTTCACCTGGAGGTAATTTCATCTAGATGAGTCTGCTGCTGTGAAATACGAAGATTCTCTCTGCCTAGCCCCCAGTCCAGTTGTCATAGGACTTCCCTATGACCTCTGATAATTATTAGTTgccaactctgggaggtaggtgctattcctattttgcagttgagaaaactgaagcaactaggcttaagagacttgcccagccTCCCAGTAGGTGCCTAAAATAAGTTCCAATACTGAccttccttcagtgaattttctCAAAGCTACTACGGGGTTCGGAAGTTTGGGGACTAGCCTTCAGgttcttctccttccccatcctTTCACCAAGGACTCCCCAACTtggtttctttttcccttcaaaGTCTAAGGAGGGACATCTTAGCAGTAGCCTTTCCTGCTCCTTTGAAAAAACCAACACCTTCCCAAGAACTTGAgttgtaattttatttaattattatttattttaatgaataacTTCATTACTCCTTAGTGAAGTAAAGAGGTTCCTCTGCTGTACCATTCTTCAGAACAAGTGACCCCCTAAAGATGGGCCCATTTCCCATCTGGAAAAACAGTTCACTCCCATGTCCTGAATTGGCTGAGAAGTCAAAAGGCCCATCCCAAGTTAAAAACTACCCACTGGGGTCCCCATTCCTTATCAAACCTCCCCTTCCCTATGATTTGGTGACCAGCCCCTTGGGCTCTTCTGCCTTTATTTGGATGTATAACCTAGACTGGTGgagtttattcattaattcacccAACACTCATTTACTACAATCCTCACAGCTGTAAGTGCCCCCTCTGTCCAAATAATTATCTTCGTGTTACTGCATACACCAATAGGTCTAGAATCCccatagaatataaattcctggaAGACCTTTGGCATTTTTCTCTTGAAAAtcttgttggggcagctaggtagtgcagtggtcagagcaccagccctggtcaggaaaacccaagttcaaatccagcctcagacaattacctagctgtgtggctttgggcaagccacttaaccccatttaccttgcaaaaaaaaagtggtgTCCTAGAACCCGCCCAACAGTGATGCTTCCCATGAAAAATGAGTATTCTGGTTGGCCTTTATCCCGCTCAATGGCCTAGGACCCTTCACCTCCTCCCTACCATCCACCCTCCCATGGCTTTTCTCGGTTCTCCAGTTCTCTGTCAAGGCCCCAGACCATAACCCCATAGGGTCTGCCAGTTGGCCCAACCTTCCccactgtgggggggggggagatgagggACACCCTACACAAAGGATTCCCCCAACGATTTGAGAGCACTTCTAGGGTTCAGCCCCCACAGTCCACTGCACTAGGAGGTTGACAGCCAAACTTTTGGGCCACTGGGCATCCTCATACATGGTGTGGGGGGGCCCTAAATGGCTACTCTCTCTGGATACCCTCCTGCCCAATGCAAGTAACCACACTGGCCAGATTAGGAATGAGAACGGTCATCTTGACAGCTGGCATCTCCCACTTAGTATGGCAACTCTGGTTGCCAGTTGCCCCTGCTGCTTAGCCAGTGGGGGAGGTAAATTGGGGATGGGGGTGTGGCACCTGGTCCCAGGATGCTTAGCTTTCTATTGGCCTTTCTGAAACAACTCTATTCAGATCTCCATCCTGCTCAGGAACTTTAATGACTGCAATTTAAATCATGTTGGGAGTGACATGATTGATGTAAAGTCTTTTACATAGTCACTTTACAAAGCACCATGTCAATGTAAACTGTTTATGGCTTGGCCTATAAAGTCCTGGAAGGGCTTTTGATCAGGTAGCTTTTGTCATTTCCCTACTTCTATATCTGTATAAATGACATGCAAGTAACATACCCTGAAAGCAGTAACGTCTcaactatattttaaaagtttaatccTCTTTAGAGGCTACATCAGATCACCTTGCCTTACTGACTGGCCCCTGTGCTAGGCCTAGAACAATTCTCAGGATGTAAGACCACCCTCCCAGGAAGAGACTCGAGAATCCAAGAAGTTACAAAATTCCTATGTATAGTCCAttgtggatttttttcattttccaaatggtaTAAGAATGCAGTTATCTTTCCAGTTTCTTTGTGACCATCATGGGGTGATCTCCATTACCCATAGATTTTGTTTGACAAGtcccagagaataaaacaatGTCTGAtctatgttttatgttttaaatgcTGTTTTTTAAGGTTCCTGCGATGTTAGGATTCACAATACTAATTTATAACATGCATTGCAAAACATCTCAGATGAGCTGATAAAGATGAAATGATCTAAAACCTGTATTGGCCTGGAGATATTTTAATGAACAACTTTCTTCAGGAGCAATGTGacaatatgctttttaaaaaattcatcatgGAGGTCCTaagtaatacagaaaatttgTAAGTAGTATTTGTGATTgtcattaaatataataaatgtaataagcctagcttttttttttttggtaaggcactggggttaagtgatttgtcttaaggtcacatagctaggtcgttattaaatgtatgaggtaggatttgaactcaggtcctcttggctccagggcacCAAACTTagcatttttaaggttttattgaAAGTTCTACAATGTAAATCAAATAAGTTACTAAGTCAGTGAAAATTCAAGATTTTCAGTTTGAATTATGTGTTCATTTGtagaaaaattattcattttagatTTCTTGCCTTCCCCATGGATGGGGTAGGAgcaggagagagaaaattcagaaataaaaattataatttgaaaataaagaacaatgcaaaatgaaaagatgaagttTATTTTTAACTCGAGAAGAGCTTcagagaaatataagaaaatttatatgaattggTGCAAAATACATATGCCTAATGACTTCACTGTATATGCAAAACTATGACAACTGGAAATTAATGCTATCTTTATAATGGTAGCATTTATTTAGCCAAGTACTCAGCTACCTATCAATATGGGACACATCAtattgttgctgattttaattttatttaactcatttttttctgctctttttaCTTTTGTTAGGAGTGATGGTGATGGAGGGAGTAGGGATCTATTGGCAATTGAAAGTGCTGTAACAAAAGGGAATAATTTTTCTGGAAGGTTTTTTCGGATAGGTTGACTGAAGGCAGTGTGGTTCCCCGCCCCGCACCCCCACCCCCCCTTCATTCGGAGGTATCCAAATAGAAGCTAGAAGTCTCATCAGGGGTATTTAAGGAAGGGATGTCCAGCCAAGTAGGTGACCTAAGTCCTCCCAGTCTTTATCGACAATGAGCTGCTCCAAATCCTCTACTGCTATGCAAACACTCTGGCACTGAGGCTTCTTTGAAAGTCAGCCAGCTAAACAGAAAAGGGAAGTTGAAACCTTGGCCATAGGTAGAAGAGACTGAGACTGCCTTCCTACTGGAAACTTGAGCAGTAACAATTATGGACCTCTGCATTGATTAAATGGTCACTGGGTGGCACCAGCATCCCTGAGGGGAAGATTCCCATCCTCTGTTGAGGTCCACAAAGATCCTAAGTTGGGAAGGGGCACACCTGGCATGTCTTTCAGACATACCTCCTAGCAATATGATTACCCAGCTCCATCCTGAGTTAAGGACCTTGGTAGACTAACCAGAAGCAGTTTTTTCAGTTCCCACCATCTCATAGTGAAATTATGTAAGATTCCCACCCACCCCACCTTGCATAATCATCAAGCTTAGAGAGATTTTAACAAATCtatatgttaacctaattctgttgtTTCTTGAAAACAAACTCCAGAGGCTAAAGTTTGTCCACGGTTAACacacagttaattttttttaaggtcaaATTCATAAAGGCCATCCAATTCTACAGTGCCTCCCCCTAACCCACAAGAGGATTTAGAACCATTTCTTGTTCATACACTtagttaaatgtttgaggcaATATTCaaaccaggttttcctgaccAGGTCTAACTCCCACACCTCACGTGATTCCACTCAAACATACTGTGCCCCTCTTATCCCAAGGTCCCTCCTGACTGATGTTCTGTGTTTGCTTGATATGTttaattgttcattctttttaaCTTGCCTATGTCTTGTTGAAGCCCCATGCTACTCAGTAAACTACTGTAAGTAAGAAAAATCAGCAGACTTGCATTACATTCAGATAGGGTTATTATCAAAGGGAACTAGCAAAGGTTAAAGCTTTATTAGTACTACACATTGCTAGCATTTAAGCATTTCACAAATGTTATCTCACAACTACTttggaaagtaggtgctattattcacatttttttatagatatagaaacagaagggaaaatgagaattgttttctttttttagcagtAAAAAGGTTACTGTGAGCCCTTTATATTGTATAATTGTCTCTGGTAAAATCAGGACTGTTCTTTTCTATTCCAAATACATTGTGTTTTGGGTACATGCATGCCAACAGAGTACTTTTAATGGTTCCTGGAAGACCGAGATTCTCAGGGTAACCTGGGATAGCTGACAATGAATCAAAAAGTAACTTGGAGGCAACTCTGCATccaaggcagctagatgatgcaggcaccagccctggaagacctgagttcaagtctagcctcagacacttaatacttaactgtgtgactttgggcaagtcactaaaaccccattgccttgcaaccccctccccccaaaaaatactcTGTCTCCATCCATGCAAACCAGAGCTTGGAGTGTTGGGCTGTCCATTAGACATCCACTTTTATATTTGGAGAGTAGGTGCCCAATAACTATTTGCTGGTTAATTATTCAGTAATGTCATTATTCTTTTCCCTTGTGTTTTTATTATGGATTTGGAGCAAAGATAACTAAAAATGTCTtctttcccagaaaaaaaaagataaaatctctTCAaatcctctgtctctctcctctccccccaccacctctcattctctcattctctctctcctctacccCCCTCctcctatctttcttttttacatattctttctttctttctttttttttttggcaaggcaatagggttaagtggcttgcccaaggccacacagctaggtaattattaaatgtctgagaccggatttgaactcaggtcctcctgactccagggccagtgctctatccactgcgccacctagccacacccacatattctttcacacacacacacatacacatttttttcattgacatCATTTATCAGTAATAGAGTTTCAGAAGCATCGCTGATGCACTATGTTGGCTCCAACCTCTTTATATTCTCCAGTAGTGATCCACATATCCTGAAAGGCCGATAAAGAAGCAAGGATGGAACCTCCCATCCACACTGATGTTTTCCTTTCTGGTGGGGCACAAACCCTCACAGAAGTGTTAGCAGGCACCATGAGGGCCAATTCTTTTACTAGTCTCTTGTCGAAACCAGGGAAACAGGTTGATCCCCCAGCCAGGACAATGTTGGAGAAGAAGGTGCTCCTTAAATCTGTGTCACACTTCATGATGCTGTTGAAACAGAGTTTGTCAATCCCAGGAGCCTCCAGATTCATGTGCCCTGGGAAAAAAAGGCTTTCTGGGCATCGGAACAACTCATCGTGGAGTTTGATGGTCTTCCCATCAGGCAGTTTGTAAGTTTTCTCCAACGTGACGGGATTCTTGGTCACTTCCTCTTGAAAGTTGGTAGCCACATAACAACAGTTCTCTTTGATGTTGTTGACCACCAATTTGTCTGATGGGCTGAGCAGCAAGATGTCATGGTTTTGGAGAAGTTTAATAAGACACTCGGTGAGATCTCGGCCAGCCAGGTCCAGCCGAAGGACACCATGAGGAAGACAGTAGCCATCAAAGATGGGCACACACTGGGTGACACCAGCCCCTGAATCCAACACATACCCGGTTGTATAGCCCGAGGCAAAGAGGGCCAGGACAGGTTGGATAGAGACATAAAGAGCAGGTACCTCAAAACTCTCAAAAAATAACTCTGTCATCTTTTCCCTGTTAGCCAGAGGATTGAGCGCTGGCTCTGTGATCATGACTGGACTCTCATTGGCCAGCTTTTTCAAGTTACGTTCATAAACGTTTTTCCACATGGCCTCCATATCTGCCCAGGAAGTGACAAGACCTCGCTCCACTGGATAGCTGCAGAGAGTATGGTAGAATCAAGAGGGGCCCTTTGGTTTTCATTTCCCCTCCTTCCACCCCTGAAGAGTTCACCTTGCCCCAGGAACACAAAACCAACTTGAAGGCACTAGGATCCCATGCAGGGATCGCCATGTCTCCTCAAGGACCTCTTTTGCCAGCAGCCAGTGTCCCTGATATCTGTTCTCTTTCTTTGGCCCTtcccatcttcttccttcttatttttctcagCTTCtggatttttctctctctttaaaagGGATAGTAGTGAAGTAGAAAGAGTATTTCATCACTTGGACATGAGACTATCACTTACTATcatctatgtgaccttaggcaaggaGAAGAAGAAATCCTTTATAAGAGAAATAGTTACATTGCTAACTACCGTGTTTAGTAGTTACTGTAAATTGTAAAGTGTTGACAGAAACGGTTTGCAATTATCATCTCGTTTGTCAGTACTAGGAggagctagaatttatatagcactttatgaATATTTGGTTGTCACAATAATCCTGGATGGTAATagtccctattttatagatgaggaaacaggcacagaggtttagtgacttgggCTGCtcccaaatatttataaagtccttCCCCACCAATCTCACTGAACTTGTATGAGACTCAGTTCAGGAACCTCCCTATAGAGCAGAGACTATTTTTGTGTTTCCAGCCCTTAGCCCAAGGTCTGACTTGCAGTAATCACTTAGAAATAAATGTTCCcgcttgtccagagtcacacagacagCAAACTACAAGTCTGGGAATCAATTCAGTGCCATTCAACCAATTAAGCGTCTATCTTATCCAAGTACCAATACCAGACCCTGAGGAATAGATGAGTAAAAATGAAGGGCATCACAGCAGCTTGGAAGAGGAAGTGACTATAGATGCTAGTGATAGAGCAGTTCCGCAGAtgagagcactagacc from Macrotis lagotis isolate mMagLag1 chromosome 6, bilby.v1.9.chrom.fasta, whole genome shotgun sequence encodes:
- the ACTRT3 gene encoding actin-related protein T3, with product MNIYPTAVVIDNGSAVLKAGLAGSKEPQFIYANIIGRNKVKVGASENFQKELYMGEEAQARRCALSISYPVERGLVTSWADMEAMWKNVYERNLKKLANESPVMITEPALNPLANREKMTELFFESFEVPALYVSIQPVLALFASGYTTGYVLDSGAGVTQCVPIFDGYCLPHGVLRLDLAGRDLTECLIKLLQNHDILLLSPSDKLVVNNIKENCCYVATNFQEEVTKNPVTLEKTYKLPDGKTIKLHDELFRCPESLFFPGHMNLEAPGIDKLCFNSIMKCDTDLRSTFFSNIVLAGGSTCFPGFDKRLVKELALMVPANTSVRVCAPPERKTSVWMGGSILASLSAFQDMWITTGEYKEVGANIVHQRCF